A window of the Acidobacteriota bacterium genome harbors these coding sequences:
- a CDS encoding polymer-forming cytoskeletal protein — MVSANRRRIGAAVAAFWIGLLAFSAAPAVAGQTAPTAEEEALADAVRARFEVDLRLDGLSLTSTAADGAARVITLGDGVVAVDGVPVSGLELRRAFGDDADLVLRVTYLADAAREALFGGEADGAADPAGPEQAEAVSAGEQAAAAEREADLEASADAETAGAVEQPAAAAPQGAVSAAAGRPAADPVVESAPEADDAPVRRTITRRDVFRLGGPVTIGRDERVRGDATVILGPLTVDGEVTGDIVVIAGPLRIGPQANVRGDVTVVGGTLRKAPTAALRGSVTHIGFADLNPFRAFGPVGGFRGWGFGPWPFGWRGGGHDLFGTAMRLLILALLASGIVLVARGPVEGIARRASAEPLKAGVVGVLAQMVAVPLLVSGILVAVISIVGIPLLLLLPFVVMAAGLIMLVGFSGAVLGAGDVVRSRMGVSSSAAYASVWAGVALILLPTLAGEALGIAGGFFRGLGVLLALLGLLLEYAAWTAGLGAFILNRVSPSPLPGASLPVPPAPAPPVAPPASAPPPASEGAPPANRDES; from the coding sequence GTGGTCAGTGCCAACCGCCGCCGCATCGGAGCCGCCGTCGCCGCTTTCTGGATCGGGTTGCTTGCGTTCTCCGCGGCGCCGGCCGTCGCCGGCCAGACGGCGCCGACCGCCGAGGAGGAGGCGCTGGCCGACGCCGTCCGCGCGCGATTCGAGGTCGACCTGCGGCTCGACGGCCTGTCGTTGACGTCCACCGCGGCCGACGGTGCGGCGCGCGTGATCACGCTCGGCGACGGTGTCGTCGCCGTGGACGGCGTGCCGGTGTCCGGGCTCGAGCTGCGGCGCGCGTTCGGGGACGACGCCGACCTGGTGCTGCGGGTCACGTATCTGGCGGACGCGGCTCGCGAGGCGCTGTTCGGCGGCGAGGCAGACGGCGCAGCGGACCCGGCCGGGCCCGAGCAAGCCGAGGCGGTTTCGGCCGGCGAGCAGGCCGCCGCAGCGGAGCGAGAGGCCGATCTCGAGGCGTCGGCCGACGCCGAGACGGCCGGCGCCGTGGAGCAACCCGCCGCCGCCGCGCCGCAGGGCGCTGTTTCTGCCGCCGCCGGGCGGCCGGCAGCGGACCCCGTCGTCGAGTCCGCCCCCGAAGCCGACGACGCGCCCGTGCGCCGGACGATCACCCGCCGCGACGTGTTCCGCCTTGGCGGGCCGGTCACCATCGGGCGGGACGAGCGGGTCCGGGGCGACGCGACGGTGATTCTGGGGCCGCTCACGGTCGACGGTGAAGTGACGGGCGACATCGTGGTGATTGCCGGGCCGCTTCGCATCGGTCCGCAGGCGAACGTGCGCGGTGACGTCACCGTCGTCGGCGGCACGTTGCGGAAGGCCCCGACGGCGGCGCTGCGGGGATCGGTGACGCACATCGGCTTCGCCGACCTCAATCCGTTTCGCGCCTTCGGTCCTGTCGGCGGATTCCGCGGTTGGGGGTTCGGTCCCTGGCCGTTCGGCTGGCGGGGGGGCGGACACGACCTGTTCGGGACGGCGATGCGGCTGCTCATCCTGGCCCTGCTGGCGTCCGGCATCGTGCTCGTGGCCCGGGGTCCGGTCGAGGGGATCGCCCGACGCGCGAGCGCCGAGCCGCTCAAGGCCGGTGTGGTCGGCGTCCTGGCCCAGATGGTGGCGGTCCCCTTGCTCGTGTCCGGGATACTGGTCGCGGTGATCTCCATCGTGGGGATACCGCTGCTCCTGCTGCTGCCGTTCGTCGTCATGGCCGCCGGACTGATCATGCTGGTCGGCTTCAGCGGCGCCGTGCTCGGCGCCGGCGACGTGGTCCGGAGCCGGATGGGCGTGTCGAGCTCGGCCGCCTACGCAAGCGTCTGGGCCGGCGTTGCGCTGATCCTCCTGCCGACTCTGGCGGGAGAAGCGCTGGGGATTGCCGGCGGGTTCTTCCGGGGGCTGGGCGTGCTGCTGGCGCTGCTCGGCCTGCTGCTGGAGTACGCGGCGTGGACGGCGGGGCTCGGCGCCTTCATTCTGAACCGGGTGTCTCCATCGCCGTTGCCGGGTGCGAGTCTTCCGGTGCCGCCGGCCCCCGCGCCGCCCGTAGCGCCTCCGGCTTCCGCGCCCCCGCCGGCTTCGGAAGGCGCGCCACCGGCGAATAGGGACGAGAGTTGA
- a CDS encoding YjbQ family protein — MVHTVAHEARTSGQGDMHDITGVVAAAVADSGLSAGVVTVAVVGSTAGITTIEFEPGAVSDFDAMFERLAPRRGAYRHHERWGDDNGSSHARAALLGPSLTLPFTDGRVCLGTWQQIVLAELDTRPRNRRVVVQILGE, encoded by the coding sequence ATGGTGCACACCGTCGCCCACGAGGCGAGGACGTCGGGGCAGGGCGACATGCACGATATCACCGGGGTGGTGGCCGCGGCGGTGGCCGATTCCGGGTTGTCGGCCGGCGTCGTGACCGTCGCCGTCGTCGGGTCGACCGCCGGCATCACGACCATCGAGTTCGAGCCGGGCGCGGTGTCCGATTTCGACGCGATGTTCGAGCGCCTGGCCCCGCGCCGGGGCGCGTACCGGCACCACGAGCGCTGGGGCGACGACAACGGTTCGAGCCACGCGCGCGCCGCGCTGCTCGGACCGTCGCTGACCCTGCCGTTCACCGACGGACGCGTGTGCCTCGGCACGTGGCAGCAGATCGTGCTGGCGGAGCTCGATACGCGACCGCGGAACCGCCGGGTGGTCGTGCAGATCCTCGGAGAATAG
- a CDS encoding insulinase family protein: MPADIPHVKVTLDNGLDVIVHEDRHCPIVAVNVWYHVGSKNERPGRTGFAHLFEHLMFEGSEHHDSGYFRPLQEAGGALNGSTSADRTNYWEVVPRGAFERALWMESDRMGYLLPALTREKLETQREVVLNERRQSYENRPYGLASMTLAAAHHPPDHPYHWPVIGWPDDVRAATLDDVRDFFATYYHPANASLAIAGDVRADDAIGAARAYFEEIPAGPAPPPVTPPAPAAGDRHQALLLEDRVGSPRLYLGWVTPRLFGPRDAELDLAATVLAGGKSSRLYRALLQDRRLVTDVVAHQYSLEIAGHFSVVATAAPDCGLDAIEAAIRAEIDRLAADGPTLAELERARNLAEADHAWQRQSVGGFGGRSDLLNTYNVYTGTPDYASADFDRYVEATPESVAAAVSAELGADSRVALSVVPAGRADAALPGSTPVETR, encoded by the coding sequence ATGCCCGCCGACATCCCGCACGTCAAGGTGACGCTCGACAACGGGCTCGACGTGATCGTGCACGAGGATCGCCATTGCCCGATAGTCGCGGTCAACGTCTGGTACCACGTCGGCTCCAAGAACGAGCGGCCGGGCCGGACCGGCTTCGCGCACCTCTTCGAGCACCTGATGTTCGAGGGCTCCGAGCACCATGACAGCGGCTACTTCCGGCCGCTGCAGGAGGCGGGCGGGGCGCTGAACGGATCGACCAGCGCGGATCGCACGAACTACTGGGAGGTGGTGCCGCGCGGCGCCTTCGAGCGGGCGCTGTGGATGGAGTCGGACCGGATGGGGTATCTGCTGCCGGCCCTGACCCGAGAGAAGCTGGAGACGCAGCGCGAGGTCGTCCTGAACGAGCGGCGGCAGAGCTACGAGAACCGGCCCTACGGGCTCGCGTCGATGACCCTGGCGGCGGCCCACCATCCGCCGGACCATCCGTACCACTGGCCCGTCATCGGTTGGCCCGACGACGTGCGCGCCGCGACCCTCGACGACGTGCGGGACTTCTTCGCGACGTACTACCATCCGGCCAACGCGTCGCTGGCGATTGCCGGCGACGTGCGCGCCGACGACGCCATCGGGGCCGCCCGCGCGTACTTCGAGGAGATCCCCGCGGGACCGGCGCCGCCGCCGGTGACCCCGCCTGCGCCGGCGGCCGGCGACCGGCACCAGGCGCTGCTGCTGGAGGATCGCGTGGGGTCGCCCCGGCTGTACCTCGGATGGGTCACGCCGCGGCTCTTCGGGCCGCGCGACGCCGAGCTGGATCTGGCTGCGACGGTGCTCGCCGGCGGCAAGTCCTCCCGGTTGTACCGGGCTCTGCTCCAGGATCGGCGGCTCGTCACGGATGTCGTGGCGCACCAGTACTCGCTCGAGATCGCCGGCCACTTCAGCGTGGTCGCGACCGCGGCCCCGGACTGCGGGCTGGACGCGATCGAGGCCGCCATCCGGGCCGAGATCGACCGGCTCGCGGCGGACGGCCCGACCTTGGCGGAGCTCGAGCGCGCCCGCAACCTGGCGGAGGCGGACCACGCGTGGCAGCGGCAGTCCGTCGGGGGCTTCGGCGGCCGGTCCGACCTGCTGAACACGTACAACGTCTATACCGGCACGCCCGACTACGCCTCGGCGGACTTCGACCGCTACGTGGAGGCGACGCCCGAGAGCGTGGCCGCCGCCGTCTCCGCCGAGCTCGGGGCGGACTCGCGGGTCGCGCTCAGCGTCGTCCCGGCCGGCCGCGCCGACGCCGCGCTGCCCGGCTCGACACCGGTGGAGACCCGGTAG
- a CDS encoding insulinase family protein: MGHAAALRAARRRAGSGCDGARRRQVLPVVPGSAPGSAARHGCRGAPVLARDRRPLQRGRDRGPGLRAGRDRGRHPGRDRPARGGRPDLGGARARPQPGGGGPRVAAAVRRGLRRPVRPAEHVQRLYRHARLRLGGLRPLRGGDARERGRRRLRRARGGLAGRAQRRPGRPRRRRAARLDTGGDPVVAVDRSALPPVGAPAPLRFPAIERETLPNGVRLWSVDHHETDLIGFVLLVPSGSAADPPGREGLAAFTADLLDDGTRRRSGIELYDELGRIGGRLGTDVTSDATVLSITALARHARDALALLIELATEPRFDPEEVERIRTLRISRIAQRRHVAAAAAERAFLRSVYGRHPYGHTPAGTETSLARTTLDDVRAFHAVHYAPARWTLIRAGGRGRAPEAELASLASGVPHDALAAGRDAAPAETGAAPAEPANGRLTFVPRDGAVQSELRIGHVGVVRRAADYPAVMVMNMVLGGQFVSRLNLNLREARGYTYGVRTGFDGRRRPGPFVLQTAVDAAVTGDAIREAVREIRDIRAARPVTGDELAAARPGLTSGFARNFETAGQVAHAAMRLALFELPDDEYTTFVSRVAAVDTAAAADAARRRLDPDALRVVVVGPPDVGPSLASLGLGEPVQATVDEFFR; this comes from the coding sequence ATGGGTCACGCCGCGGCTCTTCGGGCCGCGCGACGCCGAGCTGGATCTGGCTGCGACGGTGCTCGCCGGCGGCAAGTCCTCCCGGTTGTACCGGGCTCTGCTCCAGGATCGGCGGCTCGTCACGGATGTCGTGGCGCACCAGTACTCGCTCGAGATCGCCGGCCACTTCAGCGTGGTCGCGACCGCGGCCCCGGACTGCGGGCTGGACGCGATCGAGGCCGCCATCCGGGCCGAGATCGACCGGCTCGCGGCGGACGGCCCGACCTTGGCGGAGCTCGAGCGCGCCCGCAACCTGGCGGAGGCGGACCACGCGTGGCAGCGGCAGTCCGTCGGGGGCTTCGGCGGCCGGTCCGACCTGCTGAACACGTACAACGTCTATACCGGCACGCCCGACTACGCCTCGGCGGACTTCGACCGCTACGTGGAGGCGACGCCCGAGAGCGTGGCCGCCGCCGTCTCCGCCGAGCTCGGGGCGGACTCGCGGGTCGCGCTCAGCGTCGTCCCGGCCGGCCGCGCCGACGCCGCGCTGCCCGGCTCGACACCGGTGGAGACCCGGTAGTGGCGGTCGACAGAAGCGCGTTGCCGCCCGTGGGCGCGCCGGCGCCGTTGCGGTTTCCCGCCATCGAGCGCGAAACCCTGCCGAACGGCGTCCGGCTGTGGAGCGTCGATCACCACGAGACGGACCTGATCGGCTTCGTGCTGCTGGTTCCGTCCGGCTCGGCGGCGGATCCGCCGGGCCGCGAGGGACTCGCCGCCTTCACGGCGGATCTGCTGGACGACGGCACGCGGCGGCGCTCGGGAATCGAGCTGTACGACGAGCTCGGCCGGATCGGGGGGCGGCTCGGAACCGACGTCACGAGCGACGCCACCGTGCTGTCCATCACCGCGCTCGCGCGCCACGCCCGGGACGCCCTGGCGCTGCTGATCGAGCTGGCCACCGAGCCGCGCTTCGACCCGGAGGAGGTCGAACGGATCCGGACGCTGCGGATCAGCCGCATAGCGCAGAGGCGCCACGTGGCCGCCGCGGCCGCCGAGCGCGCATTCCTGCGGTCGGTCTATGGACGGCATCCCTACGGGCATACGCCGGCCGGTACCGAGACGTCGCTCGCGCGAACGACCCTCGACGACGTGCGGGCGTTCCATGCCGTCCACTACGCGCCGGCGAGATGGACCCTCATCAGGGCGGGCGGTCGGGGGCGCGCGCCGGAGGCGGAGCTGGCGTCGCTCGCGTCCGGCGTTCCGCACGACGCGCTCGCCGCGGGCCGGGACGCCGCGCCCGCCGAGACGGGTGCGGCGCCGGCCGAGCCAGCGAACGGCCGCCTCACGTTCGTGCCGCGCGACGGCGCGGTCCAGTCCGAGCTGCGGATCGGGCATGTCGGCGTCGTGCGGCGCGCCGCGGACTACCCGGCCGTCATGGTCATGAACATGGTGCTCGGCGGCCAGTTCGTCAGCCGGCTCAATCTCAATCTCCGCGAGGCCAGGGGCTATACCTACGGGGTCCGGACGGGCTTCGACGGCCGCCGGCGACCCGGGCCATTCGTGCTGCAGACGGCGGTCGATGCCGCGGTGACCGGGGACGCGATCCGCGAGGCGGTGCGCGAGATCAGGGACATCCGCGCCGCCCGGCCGGTGACCGGGGACGAGCTCGCGGCGGCCCGACCGGGGCTGACCAGCGGCTTCGCGCGCAACTTCGAGACGGCCGGGCAGGTCGCGCACGCGGCGATGCGGCTCGCGCTGTTCGAGCTGCCCGACGACGAGTACACGACCTTCGTCTCACGCGTGGCCGCGGTCGACACCGCCGCCGCGGCGGACGCGGCGAGACGCCGCCTCGATCCCGACGCCCTCCGCGTGGTGGTGGTCGGACCGCCGGACGTCGGGCCGTCGCTGGCGTCGCTCGGCCTCGGGGAGCCGGTGCAGGCGACGGTGGACGAGTTTTTTCGATGA